A single Chaetodon trifascialis isolate fChaTrf1 chromosome 18, fChaTrf1.hap1, whole genome shotgun sequence DNA region contains:
- the prmt6 gene encoding protein arginine N-methyltransferase 6 has translation MSHVVKKRKLDKTRQDRLYFDSYTDVTIHEEMIADHVRTNTYRMAILRNSESIRGKVVLDVGAGTGVLSIFCVQAGAKKVYAVEACSIAEQAVKIVKQNNMEDKIEVIRGTVETVDLPEKVEVIVSEWMGYALLHESMLNSVLYARDKWLKPGGIILPSKAELYIAPIGDPVVEDRLHFWYTVKDRYGVDMSCMSDFARRCIMNSDITVNSVTVEDVLSHPAPFAELDLYKVTVEELRSVKGKFRCESFGSAAVNAFCVYFTVTFPCPDKPLVLSTSPFKPETHWKQAVLYLDVPVDVVQDTVVTGEVSMYPSEESARHICIHVDYTIGEQKRQSKTFSIPDWSSETQP, from the coding sequence ATGTCTCATGTCGTAAAAAAGCGAAAACTGGATAAAACCAGACAGGATAGACTGTATTTTGACAGCTATACCGATGTGACTATCCACGAGGAAATGATAGCCGACCACGTCCGAACTAACACCTACCGGATGGCGATACTGAGGAACAGTGAGTCCATACGGGGTAAAGTCGTACTGGACGTCGGCGCAGGAACCGGCGTTTTAAGCATTTTCTGTGTACAAGCCGGCGCTAAGAAGGTGTACGCGGTGGAAGCCTGTTCTATCGCCGAGCAGGCGGTGAAAATagttaaacaaaacaacatggagGACAAAATTGAAGTCATTCGCGGCACAGTGGAGACGGTGGACCTACCGGAGAAGGTGGAGGTGATAGTGAGCGAGTGGATGGGTTATGCCCTCCTGCACGAGTCCATGCTCAACTCGGTCCTCTACGCGCGCGACAAGTGGCTGAAGCCGGGCGGCATCATCCTGCCCAGCAAAGCCGAGCTCTACATCGCACCCATCGGCGACCCGGTGGTGGAGGACCGCTTACATTTCTGGTACACCGTCAAAGACCGCTACGGCGTCGACATGTCCTGCATGTCCGACTTCGCCAGGAGATGCATCATGAACTCCGACATCACCGTGAACTCGGTGACCGTTGAGGACGTGCTCTCCCACCCGGCCCCCTTCGCCGAGCTCGACTTGTACAAGGTCACTGTGGAGGAGCTGCGGTCGGTGAAGGGCAAGTTCAGGTGCGAGTCGTTCGGCTCGGCGGCGGTGAACGCGTTCTGTGTTTACTTCACGGTGACTTTCCCCTGCCCGGACAAACCACTAGTGCTCTCCACGTCCCCGTTCAAACCGGAGACGCACTGGAAGCAGGCGGTGCTGTACCTGGACGTCCCGGTGGATGTGGTGCAGGACACGGTGGTGACCGGCGAGGTCAGCATGTATCCCTCGGAGGAAAGCGCCAGACATATATGTATCCACGTGGACTACACGATAGGAGAGCAGAAGAGACAGTCCAAGACTTTTTCTATCCCTGACTGGAGCAGTGAAACTCAGCCTTAG